In one window of Arachis ipaensis cultivar K30076 chromosome B06, Araip1.1, whole genome shotgun sequence DNA:
- the LOC110263727 gene encoding pollen-specific protein SF21-like yields MVTSFCNQHQQEVRGNAEVPESEIVQACKRLLDDRKCKNVLRFLHAINQRPDITDGLKRLKCRMLIFVEDSSPFHSEALYMTSKLDRRYSALVEVCSSSYIDIWKGLL; encoded by the exons ATGGTAACTAGTTTCTGTAATCAACATCAACAGGAGGTTCGTGGTAATGCCGAGGTTCCAGAATCTGAGATAGTTCAAGCTTGCAAAAGA ttATTGGATGATAGAAAATGCAAAAATGTCTTAAGGTTCCTTCATGCAATTAATCA GAGGCCTGACATAACAGATGGATTGAAGAGATTAAAATGCCGTATGCTTATTTTCGTGGAAGACAGTTCTCCTTTCCATTCAGAGGCTCTATACATGACTTCAAAACTCGATAGAAGATATAGTGCCTTGGTTGAGGTATGTAGTTCTTCTTACATTGATATATGGAAGGGTCTACTATAA